Proteins encoded within one genomic window of Burkholderiaceae bacterium:
- a CDS encoding Mobile element protein — MIAQEHIDTLEPTQLREVVRSLMSTVAAKDREIAFKQALIDKISHEMAVLKRLKFAARSEAYNAEQKSLLEETIDADLAALQAKLGRVLPGKQDDGQKNQPKREKLPANLPRREIRHEPESTTCACGCALKRIGEDVAEKLDYAPGTFTVERHVRGKWVCTHCQTLVQAPVAPRIIDKGIPTSGLLAQVLVAKFLDHLPLYRQEHIFERAGLAIARSTLAQWVGECGAQLQPLVDALTAELRRHDVLHADETPVAMLKPGNGKTHRAYLWSYCTTRFNETRAVVFDFAESRAGQHARDFFGLPGDGGWHGTLVCDDYSGYKQLLTMGVTEAGCLAHARRKFFDLWINHKSLVAEEALKYFVQLYEVEREVQDLAPNERRRIRQLKARPVADALSKWLQLQRQKVPDGSATARAIDYSLGRWVALMRYLDDGDLPADNNWVENQIRPIALGRNNWLFAGSLRAGKRAAAVMSLVHSARLNGHDPYAYLRDVLERLPTQPASRVQELLPHHWQPTITAS; from the coding sequence GTGATCGCCCAAGAGCACATCGACACGCTGGAGCCGACGCAACTGCGCGAGGTAGTTCGTTCGCTGATGAGCACCGTCGCGGCCAAGGACCGCGAGATCGCCTTCAAGCAGGCGCTGATCGACAAGATCAGCCACGAGATGGCGGTGCTGAAAAGGCTGAAGTTCGCGGCCCGGTCCGAGGCTTACAACGCCGAGCAAAAGAGCCTGCTCGAAGAGACCATCGACGCCGACCTGGCGGCGCTGCAAGCCAAACTGGGCAGGGTTCTGCCCGGCAAGCAAGACGATGGCCAGAAGAATCAGCCCAAGCGCGAGAAGCTGCCGGCGAACCTGCCGCGTCGCGAGATCCGCCACGAGCCCGAGAGCACCACCTGCGCATGCGGGTGTGCACTCAAGCGCATCGGCGAGGACGTGGCCGAGAAACTGGACTACGCGCCGGGCACGTTCACCGTCGAGCGTCATGTGCGCGGCAAGTGGGTCTGCACGCACTGCCAGACGCTGGTGCAGGCGCCGGTGGCGCCGCGCATCATCGACAAGGGCATTCCCACGAGCGGGCTGCTGGCTCAGGTCCTGGTCGCCAAGTTCCTCGATCACCTGCCGCTGTACAGGCAGGAACACATCTTCGAGCGCGCCGGCCTGGCCATCGCGCGCTCGACCCTGGCGCAGTGGGTGGGCGAATGCGGCGCGCAGCTGCAACCACTGGTCGACGCGCTGACGGCAGAGCTGCGCAGGCACGACGTGCTGCACGCCGACGAGACGCCGGTGGCCATGCTCAAGCCGGGCAACGGCAAGACGCACCGGGCCTACCTGTGGAGCTACTGCACGACCCGCTTCAACGAGACCCGGGCGGTGGTCTTCGACTTCGCCGAGAGTCGCGCCGGGCAGCATGCGCGCGACTTCTTCGGGCTGCCGGGCGATGGTGGGTGGCACGGCACGCTGGTCTGCGACGACTACTCGGGCTACAAGCAGCTGCTGACGATGGGCGTGACCGAGGCCGGATGCCTGGCCCACGCTCGGCGCAAGTTCTTCGACCTGTGGATCAACCACAAGAGCCTGGTGGCCGAGGAGGCGCTGAAATACTTCGTACAGCTGTATGAAGTCGAACGCGAGGTACAAGACCTCGCGCCGAACGAGAGACGACGGATCCGGCAACTCAAGGCGCGGCCGGTGGCCGACGCACTGAGCAAGTGGCTGCAATTGCAGCGGCAGAAGGTGCCCGACGGCTCGGCTACCGCCCGGGCCATCGACTACAGCCTGGGTCGTTGGGTGGCGCTGATGCGCTACCTCGATGACGGCGATCTGCCGGCCGACAACAACTGGGTCGAGAACCAGATCCGGCCGATCGCGCTCGGCCGCAACAACTGGCTGTTCGCCGGCAGCCTGCGTGCCGGCAAGCGCGCCGCCGCGGTAATGAGTCTCGTGCACTCGGCGCGGCTCAACGGGCATGATCCCTATGCCTACCTGCGTGACGTGCTCGAGCGATTACCCACGCAGCCCGCAAGCCGAGTCCAGGAACTACTGCCGCATCATTGGCAGCCAACGATCACTGCGAGCTGA
- a CDS encoding Mobile element protein, whose translation MRAGTETALARVVHVFGAARPHHAYLFANRRANRMKVLVHDGIGVWLAARRLNRGRFVWPRDSVRALSLTRVQLDALALGLPWQRIGEAGIITVL comes from the coding sequence ATGCGGGCCGGCACCGAGACGGCGCTGGCGCGCGTGGTGCACGTCTTCGGTGCGGCCCGCCCGCACCATGCGTACCTGTTTGCCAACCGGCGCGCCAACCGCATGAAGGTGCTCGTGCACGACGGCATCGGCGTGTGGCTTGCGGCCCGCCGCCTCAATCGCGGCAGGTTCGTCTGGCCCCGGGACAGCGTCCGGGCGCTGAGCCTGACCCGTGTGCAACTCGATGCCCTCGCGCTCGGCCTGCCCTGGCAGCGCATTGGCGAGGCCGGGATCATCACCGTGCTGTAG
- a CDS encoding Mobile element protein has product MAVAARREVVRQLQERGLSERQALRLVSMSASTLRYQPRDDGNGRLRERLTELAGQHRRHGYRMLHSRLRIDGWAINVKRTYRVYREEGLMVRKRRRKKLPVPERQPLVRPIQPNEVWSMDFVFDELANGRRVKTLTVVDDCSKEAVQIAVDTSIPALYVTRVLDQVKAERGLPKVIRTDNGPEFAGRTMQTWAASNGVELRFIQPGKPVQNAYIESFNSRFRDECLSQHWFASLSHMRSVVDNWREDYNHHRPHSTLGYVPPAVFAARCRQHAGGNAQPPASATMQTPGL; this is encoded by the coding sequence GTGGCCGTGGCGGCGCGTCGCGAGGTCGTGCGGCAGTTGCAGGAACGAGGCTTGAGCGAGCGCCAGGCCTTGAGGCTGGTAAGCATGAGCGCCAGCACCCTGCGCTACCAACCCCGCGACGACGGCAACGGCCGGCTGCGCGAGCGCCTGACGGAGCTCGCCGGCCAGCATCGCCGCCACGGCTACCGGATGCTGCACAGCCGCCTGCGAATCGACGGCTGGGCGATCAACGTCAAGCGCACGTACCGGGTCTACCGTGAGGAAGGCCTGATGGTGCGCAAGCGGCGACGCAAGAAGCTGCCGGTGCCCGAACGGCAACCGCTCGTGCGCCCCATCCAACCCAACGAGGTGTGGAGCATGGACTTCGTGTTCGACGAACTTGCCAACGGCCGGCGGGTCAAGACGCTGACGGTCGTGGACGACTGCAGCAAGGAGGCGGTGCAGATCGCCGTGGACACATCGATCCCGGCGCTGTACGTCACGCGGGTGCTCGACCAGGTCAAGGCCGAACGCGGGCTGCCCAAGGTGATCCGAACCGACAACGGGCCGGAGTTCGCCGGCAGGACGATGCAGACCTGGGCGGCCAGCAACGGCGTCGAGCTACGCTTCATCCAGCCCGGCAAGCCGGTTCAGAACGCCTACATCGAGAGCTTCAATAGCCGCTTCCGCGACGAGTGCCTGTCGCAGCACTGGTTCGCCAGCCTGAGCCACATGCGCAGCGTCGTCGACAACTGGCGCGAGGACTACAACCACCACCGGCCGCACAGCACCCTCGGGTACGTGCCGCCGGCCGTGTTCGCCGCGCGTTGCCGCCAGCATGCTGGCGGCAACGCGCAACCACCCGCATCAGCTACGATGCAAACCCCTGGGCTCTAG
- a CDS encoding Insertion element IS407 (Burkholderia multivorans) transposase, translating to MKKRYTEEQIIGFLREADAGLPVKELCRKHGFSEPSYYAWKAKFGGMNVSDAQRLKALEAENTKLKKLLANSMLEIDAMREVLKGK from the coding sequence ATGAAGAAGCGATACACCGAGGAGCAGATCATTGGCTTTCTGCGCGAGGCCGATGCCGGATTGCCGGTCAAGGAGCTGTGCAGGAAGCATGGTTTCAGCGAGCCGAGCTACTACGCCTGGAAGGCCAAGTTCGGCGGCATGAACGTGTCGGACGCGCAGCGCTTGAAGGCGCTCGAGGCCGAGAACACGAAGCTCAAGAAGTTGCTGGCCAACTCGATGCTCGAGATCGACGCGATGCGCGAGGTGCTCAAGGGAAAATAG
- a CDS encoding Enoyl-CoA hydratase, producing the protein MDYELITVRTEAGKVGIVTLNRPKQLNALNNQLMDELGAALKGFDQDTAIGCMIVTGNEKAFAAGADIGAMATYSFSDVYKGDYITRNWEQIRSVRKPVIAAVSGFALGGGCELAMMCDFIIAADNARFGQPEIKLGVIPGAGGTQRLPRAVGKAKAMDMALTGRMMDATEAERAGLVSRIVPLDKLMDETLAAALMICDYSQIAVMAAKESVNRAFESGLSDGVMFERRLFHALFATADQKEGMDAFVNKRKPQFRDA; encoded by the coding sequence ATGGACTATGAATTGATCACGGTGCGCACCGAGGCCGGCAAGGTCGGCATCGTCACGCTGAACCGCCCGAAGCAGCTCAATGCGCTGAACAACCAGCTGATGGACGAGCTGGGCGCGGCGCTCAAGGGCTTCGACCAGGACACGGCGATCGGCTGCATGATCGTCACCGGCAACGAGAAGGCGTTCGCCGCCGGTGCCGACATCGGCGCGATGGCCACCTACAGCTTTTCCGACGTCTACAAGGGCGACTACATCACCCGCAACTGGGAGCAGATCCGCTCCGTGCGAAAGCCGGTGATCGCCGCGGTCAGCGGCTTCGCTTTAGGCGGCGGCTGCGAGCTGGCGATGATGTGCGACTTCATCATCGCCGCCGACAACGCGCGCTTCGGCCAGCCCGAGATCAAGCTCGGCGTCATCCCCGGCGCCGGCGGCACGCAGCGGCTGCCACGCGCGGTCGGCAAGGCGAAAGCGATGGACATGGCGCTGACCGGCCGCATGATGGACGCCACCGAAGCGGAGCGCGCCGGGCTGGTGAGCCGCATCGTGCCGCTGGACAAGCTGATGGACGAGACGCTGGCCGCGGCGCTGATGATCTGCGACTACTCGCAGATCGCGGTGATGGCGGCCAAGGAATCGGTGAATCGCGCGTTCGAGAGCGGCCTGTCGGACGGCGTGATGTTCGAGCGCCGGCTGTTCCATGCCCTGTTCGCGACCGCCGACCAGAAGGAAGGCATGGACGCGTTCGTGAACAAGCGCAAGCCGCAGTTCCGTGACGCGTAG
- a CDS encoding Enoyl-CoA hydratase, translated as MAEPTVLYAEQGAVAVATLNRPQSLNSFTRQMHHDLWAALDRAEGNPAIRALVITGAGRGFCAGADLSEFDFTPGPGLAERANPGPIIEQAFNPTARRLVALRMPTVAAVNGVAAGAGASLAMCCDIAIAAPSASFIQAFSKIGLIPDAGGSGLLVERLGLARALALAMTGDKLPAAQAKDWGLIWDVADDCVAAATALSQRLAEMPTRALVATRTLLHGAGTRSFDAQLDAERDAQSALGRTHDYIEGVTAFLEKRVPKFTGE; from the coding sequence ATGGCCGAACCCACCGTTCTGTATGCGGAGCAGGGCGCCGTCGCGGTCGCGACGCTGAATCGCCCGCAATCGCTGAACAGCTTCACGCGGCAGATGCACCACGACCTGTGGGCCGCGCTGGACCGCGCCGAGGGCAATCCGGCGATTCGCGCGCTGGTCATCACAGGCGCCGGCCGCGGTTTCTGCGCTGGCGCCGACCTGTCGGAATTCGACTTCACGCCCGGCCCCGGCCTGGCCGAGCGCGCGAACCCGGGGCCGATCATCGAGCAGGCATTCAACCCGACCGCGCGCAGACTTGTGGCGCTGCGCATGCCGACGGTGGCGGCGGTGAACGGCGTCGCCGCCGGCGCCGGCGCGTCGCTGGCGATGTGCTGCGATATCGCGATCGCCGCGCCGTCGGCCAGCTTCATCCAGGCGTTTTCGAAGATCGGCCTGATCCCCGACGCCGGCGGCAGCGGGCTGCTGGTCGAGCGCCTGGGCCTGGCGCGCGCGCTGGCGCTGGCGATGACCGGCGACAAGCTGCCGGCCGCGCAGGCGAAGGACTGGGGGCTGATCTGGGATGTGGCCGACGACTGCGTGGCCGCAGCAACTGCGCTTAGCCAGCGTCTGGCCGAGATGCCGACGCGCGCGCTGGTCGCCACGCGCACGCTGCTGCACGGCGCCGGCACGCGCAGCTTCGATGCGCAGTTGGATGCAGAACGCGACGCGCAGTCGGCGCTCGGTCGCACGCACGATTACATCGAAGGCGTGACCGCGTTCCTGGAAAAGCGCGTGCCCAAATTCACGGGCGAATGA
- a CDS encoding hypothetical protein (Acyl-coenzyme A thioesterase PaaD (Pse.pu.) (E. coli PaaI)), which produces MDAAILARKVGEAMFAVDTASREFMQMELLACEPGRARMRMTVREQHLNGHQICHGGFIFTLADSTFAFACNSRNHNTVAAGCSIEFLKSARLGDELTCEGVEQTQSGRHGVYDMRVTNQRGEVVALFRGKSAQIQGHVIEEP; this is translated from the coding sequence ATGGATGCCGCAATCCTTGCCCGCAAGGTCGGCGAAGCGATGTTCGCCGTCGACACCGCGTCGCGCGAATTCATGCAGATGGAACTGCTCGCGTGCGAGCCGGGCCGCGCGCGCATGCGCATGACGGTACGCGAACAGCACCTGAACGGCCACCAGATCTGCCACGGCGGCTTCATCTTCACGCTGGCGGATTCCACCTTCGCGTTCGCCTGCAACAGCCGCAATCACAACACCGTCGCGGCCGGCTGCAGCATCGAATTCCTCAAGTCCGCGCGGCTCGGCGACGAACTGACCTGCGAGGGCGTCGAGCAGACGCAAAGCGGACGCCACGGCGTGTACGACATGCGGGTGACGAACCAGCGGGGCGAGGTGGTCGCGCTGTTTCGCGGAAAGAGCGCGCAGATCCAGGGCCATGTGATCGAGGAGCCGTGA
- a CDS encoding Phenylacetate-coenzyme A ligase, with product MNKPKSFPLEPIERASIDELRALQLQRLKATLQHAYANSPPYRAKFDAAGVHPDDCRTLADLAKFPFTTKHDLREHYPFGMFAVPREQVVRIHASSGTTGKPTVVGYTARDIDTWATVVARSIRASGARPGDMLHNSYGYGLFTGGLGAHYGAEKLGLTVVPFGGGQTEKQVQLIRDFKPDIITVTPSYMLAIADEFERQGLDPAKSSLRIGIFGAEPWTNDMRAAIEARMGIDAVDIYGLSEVMGPGVANECIETKDGPTIWEDHFYPEIIDPDSGAVLPDGEFGELVFTSLTKEALPIIRYRTRDLTRLRPGTARTMRRMEKITGRSDDMMIVRGVNVFPTQIEELILKRAELAPYYQCVLTREGTLDTLTVRVETRPGIAPDSLEARASAKLLQHEVKVYVGSSVEIDLCAEGGIERSQGKARRVVDQRPK from the coding sequence ATGAACAAGCCGAAGTCGTTTCCGCTGGAGCCGATCGAGCGTGCCAGCATCGACGAGTTGCGCGCGCTGCAATTGCAGCGGCTCAAGGCCACGCTGCAGCATGCGTACGCGAACTCGCCGCCGTACCGCGCGAAGTTCGACGCGGCCGGCGTGCATCCGGATGACTGCCGCACCCTGGCGGACCTGGCGAAATTCCCGTTCACGACCAAACACGACCTGCGCGAGCATTACCCGTTCGGCATGTTCGCGGTGCCGCGGGAGCAGGTGGTGCGCATCCATGCATCGAGCGGCACCACCGGCAAGCCGACCGTGGTCGGCTACACAGCGCGCGACATCGACACCTGGGCCACGGTGGTCGCGCGCTCGATCCGCGCGTCCGGCGCGCGTCCCGGCGACATGCTGCACAACAGCTACGGCTACGGGCTGTTCACCGGCGGGCTCGGCGCGCACTACGGTGCCGAGAAGCTCGGCCTGACCGTGGTGCCGTTCGGCGGCGGGCAAACCGAAAAGCAGGTGCAGCTGATCCGCGACTTCAAGCCCGACATCATCACCGTCACGCCGAGCTACATGCTGGCGATCGCCGACGAGTTCGAGCGCCAGGGGCTGGACCCCGCGAAGTCTTCGCTGCGCATCGGCATCTTCGGCGCCGAGCCCTGGACCAACGACATGCGCGCGGCGATCGAGGCGCGCATGGGCATCGACGCGGTCGACATCTACGGCCTGTCGGAGGTAATGGGGCCCGGCGTCGCGAACGAATGCATAGAAACCAAGGACGGCCCGACGATCTGGGAAGACCATTTCTACCCCGAGATCATCGACCCCGACAGCGGCGCGGTGCTGCCCGACGGCGAGTTCGGCGAACTGGTGTTCACCAGCCTCACGAAGGAGGCGCTGCCCATCATCCGCTACCGCACGCGCGACCTCACGCGCCTGCGGCCCGGCACCGCGCGCACGATGCGCCGCATGGAGAAGATCACCGGCCGCAGCGACGACATGATGATCGTGCGCGGCGTCAACGTGTTCCCGACCCAGATCGAGGAGCTGATCTTGAAGCGCGCCGAACTCGCGCCGTACTACCAGTGCGTGCTGACGCGCGAAGGCACGCTCGACACGCTGACGGTTCGGGTCGAAACCCGCCCCGGCATCGCGCCCGACAGCCTGGAAGCGCGCGCCAGCGCGAAGCTGCTGCAGCACGAGGTCAAGGTGTACGTGGGCAGCAGCGTCGAGATCGACCTCTGCGCCGAGGGCGGCATCGAGCGCAGCCAGGGCAAGGCGCGGCGCGTGGTGGACCAGCGGCCGAAGTGA